A section of the Microbulbifer pacificus genome encodes:
- a CDS encoding 4'-phosphopantetheinyl transferase family protein, translating into MTLPAVWLLRSDTIPPDSPEARHLAALLSVEELQRRETYRSAEAQHQFLLSRVLLRSVLGKISGRSPESLRFDRLPSGKPLLADFPELHFSLSHSGQWLALAVSCEAPIGIDIEQPSKPRDFLRIARHYFHPEECALLESPPLELMPMHFYRLWTMKEAFFKARGTGISEGLGRINLAEFHLGRGVAFDKDLPDTHDSWQFYYSMHPQPDTTQLHLALASTDPAVGELPAESIRRGFDWSS; encoded by the coding sequence ATGACACTTCCCGCAGTCTGGCTGCTTCGCAGCGACACCATTCCACCAGACAGTCCAGAGGCCCGGCATCTCGCCGCCCTGCTGTCCGTCGAAGAACTCCAGCGCCGTGAGACTTACCGCAGCGCAGAGGCCCAGCATCAATTTCTTTTGAGTCGGGTGCTGCTGCGCAGCGTGCTCGGAAAAATCAGCGGCCGGTCGCCGGAAAGTCTCAGGTTTGACCGCCTGCCCAGTGGCAAGCCGCTGTTGGCGGACTTCCCGGAACTGCACTTCAGCCTAAGTCACAGCGGGCAATGGCTTGCGCTGGCGGTATCCTGCGAGGCACCCATCGGCATCGATATTGAACAACCCAGCAAACCGCGGGACTTTCTGCGTATCGCCCGTCACTACTTCCACCCCGAGGAATGTGCGCTGCTGGAATCGCCGCCCCTTGAGCTGATGCCCATGCACTTCTACCGCCTGTGGACCATGAAAGAGGCGTTCTTCAAGGCGCGGGGTACCGGGATTTCGGAGGGGCTGGGACGGATTAATCTGGCCGAATTCCACCTCGGGCGGGGCGTGGCATTCGACAAGGACCTGCCGGATACCCACGATTCCTGGCAATTCTATTACTCAATGCACCCGCAGCCAGACACCACCCAATTGCATCTGGCCCTGGCCAGCACCGACCCGGCCGTCGGGGAGCTGCCTGCGGAGAGTATTCGCAGAGGTTTTGACTGGTCATCTTGA
- a CDS encoding DUF6249 domain-containing protein yields the protein MNEDTLALLIPLGFFLLIGMSLWMVLNFRAKRNLEVQQTLRLALDKGVELPPKLIEQLGASQRHPQQDMRRGIVWMACALGMALLGFFVPDPSNQAFLAMLGVAAIPFSIGLAYLAMYHFSKPQPA from the coding sequence ATGAACGAAGACACTCTCGCGCTGCTTATTCCCCTCGGCTTTTTCCTGCTCATTGGCATGTCGCTGTGGATGGTGTTGAACTTTCGTGCGAAACGAAACCTGGAAGTACAGCAAACCTTGCGCCTGGCACTGGACAAGGGTGTCGAGCTCCCGCCCAAACTGATTGAGCAGCTCGGAGCCAGCCAGCGCCACCCGCAACAGGATATGCGGCGCGGCATCGTCTGGATGGCTTGCGCATTGGGCATGGCCTTGCTCGGTTTCTTTGTCCCGGATCCCAGTAACCAGGCTTTTTTGGCAATGCTTGGGGTCGCAGCAATACCATTCAGTATCGGTCTCGCCTATTTGGCCATGTATCACTTTTCCAAACCGCAGCCCGCCTGA
- the nqrF gene encoding NADH:ubiquinone reductase (Na(+)-transporting) subunit F translates to MNFIKMAHKWLSLVIGVQLALWLASGLAFALLDSNIVSGRHLVERQQAVPIPGSEPLVSHGEIARHYSGSTIFDIRLQPGFDHPVYRVQTAEGVELRDALNGDPLVIDAAMAVAIAARDYAGDDSLIGTPTRLPQPNLESRGHPGPLWRVDIADDYGTSLYISAEDGRVLERRNDTWRLFDIFWMLHIMDYTERQDFNNPFVVAFGIGALLLSLSGFVMLLTSFTRQEFNLVAKLRRSKVVVTLLDPASTPVQELALANGVTLFDGLAANGIQLPSNCGGGGSCGLCQVQLSPDAPISNSERAQLSAGELASGMRLACQQRATAATQLILDQSVLQADAYTAEVLETRFVTPFIKEIWLAPRGRRPFAFLAGGFVQVEVPPHTLRLAETPVEERFRGDWQPWLDAGGANHHQALRRSYSMANAPGESSSADGAETILLNVRIQPPPAGSNTLPAGAGSSYMFSLQPGDQVQLRGPFGSFRVQDSEREIILIGGGAGMAPLRSMIIDQLCNCGTQRPIHFWYGARNLREVFYADAFDALARTLENFHWQLGLSEPRAEDQWQGATGYISDIAADTYLRQHPDLGNCEFYLCGPPTMLRATIAMLTGLGVREEQIAFDDFGS, encoded by the coding sequence ATGAATTTCATCAAGATGGCGCACAAATGGCTGAGCCTCGTCATCGGTGTGCAGCTGGCACTGTGGCTGGCCAGCGGCCTCGCGTTCGCGCTGCTCGATTCCAATATCGTCAGCGGTCGCCATCTGGTGGAGCGCCAGCAGGCCGTGCCGATTCCCGGCAGCGAGCCGCTGGTATCTCATGGGGAGATTGCCCGGCACTATAGCGGCAGTACGATTTTCGATATCCGCCTGCAACCGGGGTTCGACCACCCGGTATACCGGGTGCAGACAGCGGAAGGGGTGGAATTGCGTGACGCGCTCAACGGCGATCCCTTGGTGATTGACGCCGCCATGGCAGTGGCCATCGCCGCGCGGGATTACGCTGGAGACGACAGCCTGATCGGCACCCCGACGCGCCTGCCACAGCCGAATTTGGAGTCCCGTGGTCACCCGGGGCCACTGTGGCGGGTCGACATCGCCGATGATTACGGCACCAGCCTGTATATCTCGGCCGAGGACGGTCGTGTGCTCGAGCGCCGCAACGATACCTGGCGGCTGTTCGATATCTTCTGGATGCTGCACATCATGGACTACACCGAGCGCCAGGATTTCAACAATCCGTTTGTTGTGGCCTTCGGTATCGGCGCCCTGCTGCTGTCCCTGTCCGGTTTTGTAATGCTGCTTACCAGCTTTACCCGTCAGGAGTTCAATCTTGTTGCCAAGCTGCGCCGCAGCAAGGTGGTCGTGACGCTGCTCGACCCGGCGTCGACACCGGTGCAGGAGCTGGCGCTCGCCAATGGCGTCACCCTTTTCGACGGACTCGCCGCCAACGGTATCCAGCTGCCCTCCAACTGTGGTGGCGGCGGCAGCTGTGGCCTCTGCCAGGTGCAGCTGTCACCGGATGCGCCGATCAGCAACAGTGAGAGAGCCCAGCTTTCTGCCGGCGAGCTGGCATCCGGCATGCGCCTCGCCTGCCAGCAGCGCGCGACCGCGGCTACCCAACTGATACTCGACCAAAGCGTGCTGCAGGCCGACGCCTATACCGCCGAGGTTCTGGAAACGCGCTTTGTGACCCCGTTCATCAAGGAAATCTGGCTGGCCCCCCGGGGCCGCCGCCCGTTCGCGTTCCTCGCCGGTGGCTTCGTGCAGGTGGAAGTGCCCCCGCACACGCTGCGTCTGGCCGAGACTCCGGTGGAAGAGCGCTTCCGCGGTGACTGGCAGCCCTGGCTCGACGCCGGTGGGGCCAATCATCACCAGGCCCTGCGCCGCTCCTACTCCATGGCCAACGCGCCGGGAGAGTCCTCTTCCGCCGACGGTGCAGAAACCATCCTGCTGAATGTGCGTATCCAGCCACCCCCCGCGGGCAGCAATACACTGCCGGCGGGCGCCGGTTCCAGCTACATGTTTAGCCTGCAGCCCGGTGACCAGGTACAACTGCGCGGCCCCTTCGGCAGCTTCCGGGTACAGGACAGTGAGCGCGAGATCATCCTGATCGGTGGCGGTGCCGGCATGGCACCACTGCGCTCGATGATCATCGACCAGCTGTGCAACTGCGGCACCCAGCGACCGATACATTTCTGGTATGGCGCGCGCAACCTGCGGGAAGTGTTTTACGCGGATGCGTTTGATGCGCTGGCGCGGACCCTCGAGAATTTCCACTGGCAGCTCGGATTGTCCGAGCCGCGCGCGGAAGACCAGTGGCAGGGTGCCACCGGCTATATCAGCGATATCGCCGCCGACACCTACCTGCGCCAGCATCCAGACCTGGGCAACTGCGAGTTCTACCTGTGCGGCCCGCCCACCATGCTGCGAGCGACGATCGCCATGCTCACCGGGCTCGGCGTGCGCGAGGAGCAAATCGCGTTTGACGATTTTGGTAGCTGA
- a CDS encoding ABC transporter substrate-binding protein, protein MTIMSRSLLLILLALCPGAFAKSRVASLNLCLDQILLSWVPPKDIVSVTWLSGQPPYRRAPVPEHIYLNRAQAEELLPLKPDLVLTGQFGAQRAAARLEQLGFNVVRIPDAYSLEQLQTQLDALEQTLGPLPQLLAQKQQLSALLEKYPQSDTTENPTALILSANNITYGSGMLEHQLLTRAGFSNLAAQQGIQQLGRVSLEQVIALEPDLLVFYGGAQDFAIAHLAERHPVLKRYIDSGRSYRLPEALGYCPALAAVDVLEQLQQKRVELVQRP, encoded by the coding sequence ATGACGATTATGTCTCGCAGCCTGTTGTTGATTCTCCTTGCACTTTGCCCCGGGGCGTTTGCCAAGTCGCGGGTGGCGTCGCTGAATTTATGCCTCGACCAGATACTTCTGAGTTGGGTTCCGCCGAAAGACATTGTCTCCGTCACCTGGCTTTCGGGCCAGCCGCCATATCGTCGCGCGCCAGTGCCTGAACACATTTACCTGAACCGCGCCCAGGCAGAAGAGCTACTGCCACTGAAGCCCGACCTGGTACTCACCGGACAGTTTGGCGCGCAGCGCGCCGCAGCGCGGTTGGAACAGCTGGGCTTTAACGTCGTGCGCATTCCCGATGCCTACAGCCTGGAGCAATTGCAGACCCAGCTGGACGCGCTGGAGCAGACTCTGGGGCCGCTGCCCCAGTTGCTCGCGCAGAAACAACAGTTGTCCGCACTGCTGGAGAAGTACCCGCAATCCGATACAACGGAGAATCCAACGGCGTTGATCCTGTCCGCCAACAACATCACTTACGGCAGCGGTATGCTGGAGCACCAGCTGCTGACCCGCGCGGGATTTAGCAATCTGGCGGCGCAGCAGGGCATCCAGCAACTGGGGCGGGTGAGCCTGGAGCAGGTGATTGCACTGGAACCGGATCTGCTGGTGTTTTACGGCGGTGCACAGGATTTTGCCATTGCCCATCTCGCCGAGCGTCACCCGGTGCTGAAGCGTTATATCGACAGCGGTCGCAGTTACCGCCTGCCGGAGGCTCTGGGATATTGCCCGGCGCTGGCGGCGGTGGATGTGCTCGAGCAGTTACAGCAAAAGAGAGTGGAACTTGTCCAACGGCCATAA
- the radA gene encoding DNA repair protein RadA, with the protein MSKKSKTAFVCNECGADYSKWAGQCGACGAWNSLSEVRLGPAHTDSRAANFTASQSGYAGAAGQGKVQKLSEIDLSELPRIATNASELDRVLGGGLVPGSVVLIGGHPGAGKSTVLLQTLCHLSQKLPALYVTGEESLQQVAMRAKRLGLPADHLQMLSETNVEQICLTAGEVKPRVMVVDSIQVMHMAEVQSAPGSVAQVRESAAYLTRFAKQTGTALILVGHVTKDGTLAGPKVLEHIIDCSIMLEGTHDSRFRTLRAHKNRFGAVNELGVFAMTEQGLKEVANPSAIFLQRADEIAAGSVVTSVWEGTRPLLVELQALVDDSSLGNPRRVAVGLDQNRLNMLLAVLHRHGGVLVGDQDVFINVVGGVKVVETSADLTLLMAVVSSFRNRPLARDLMIFGEVGLAGEIRPVPSGQERLREAAKHGFRKAIVPAANRLKNDVPGMEMVAVKTLAEALSALDMS; encoded by the coding sequence TTGTCCAAGAAATCCAAAACTGCCTTTGTCTGCAACGAGTGCGGCGCCGATTACAGCAAATGGGCGGGGCAGTGCGGCGCCTGTGGGGCGTGGAACAGCCTGAGTGAAGTGCGCCTCGGCCCCGCACACACCGACAGCCGCGCGGCGAACTTTACCGCGTCCCAGTCCGGCTATGCCGGCGCCGCAGGGCAGGGCAAGGTGCAAAAGCTTTCCGAGATCGACCTCAGCGAGCTGCCCCGTATTGCCACCAACGCCAGTGAGCTGGACCGCGTGCTGGGCGGCGGCCTGGTGCCGGGTTCGGTGGTGCTGATTGGCGGCCATCCCGGCGCCGGTAAATCCACCGTGCTACTGCAAACCCTGTGTCACCTCTCGCAAAAACTGCCGGCGCTCTATGTGACCGGTGAAGAATCCCTGCAGCAGGTGGCGATGCGGGCCAAACGCCTGGGTCTGCCCGCAGATCACCTGCAGATGCTGTCGGAGACCAATGTGGAGCAGATCTGTCTCACCGCCGGCGAAGTCAAACCCAGGGTGATGGTGGTGGACTCGATCCAGGTGATGCACATGGCCGAGGTGCAGTCCGCACCGGGCTCGGTGGCACAGGTGCGCGAGAGCGCCGCCTACCTCACCCGCTTCGCCAAGCAAACCGGCACCGCGCTGATTCTGGTGGGCCACGTCACCAAGGACGGCACCCTCGCCGGCCCCAAGGTGCTCGAGCACATCATCGACTGCTCCATCATGCTCGAGGGTACCCACGATTCCCGCTTCCGCACTTTGCGCGCACACAAAAACCGCTTTGGCGCGGTGAACGAGCTGGGGGTGTTCGCGATGACCGAACAGGGCCTGAAGGAAGTGGCCAACCCCTCCGCGATCTTCCTGCAGCGCGCGGACGAGATTGCCGCGGGCTCGGTGGTGACGTCGGTGTGGGAGGGCACGCGCCCGCTGCTGGTGGAACTACAGGCGCTGGTGGACGACAGCAGCCTTGGCAACCCGCGCCGGGTGGCGGTGGGGCTGGACCAGAACCGTCTGAACATGCTGCTGGCGGTACTCCACCGCCACGGCGGTGTGCTGGTCGGTGACCAGGATGTGTTCATCAATGTGGTGGGCGGCGTGAAGGTGGTGGAAACCAGTGCCGACCTCACCCTGCTGATGGCAGTGGTGTCCAGCTTCCGCAACCGGCCGTTGGCGCGTGATCTGATGATCTTCGGTGAAGTGGGACTGGCCGGTGAAATCCGCCCGGTGCCGTCCGGCCAGGAGCGTTTGCGGGAAGCCGCCAAACACGGCTTCCGCAAGGCCATCGTGCCCGCCGCCAACCGTCTGAAAAACGATGTGCCGGGCATGGAAATGGTGGCGGTGAAGACGCTGGCGGAAGCGCTCAGTGCGCTGGATATGAGCTGA